The proteins below are encoded in one region of Nitrospira sp. SG-bin1:
- a CDS encoding 23S rRNA pseudouridine synthase F has protein sequence MRINKFFTEHGICSRREADRLIESGAVTINGRVAKLGDHVGPADVVAREGRVIPWGKATLYIKYHKPVGVTTTSESHVPRNIIAEIGHPERIFPIGRLDKDSSGLILLTNDGDIVNEILRAEFGHEREYLVQVDRPFDQSFLDRMSRGVVILGSATKPCRTMRVARDQFRIVLTEGRNRQIRRMCQALGYRVSKLHRTRIMHISVKGLGVGEWRELTSQERERLMQAVGRDGA, from the coding sequence ATTCGCATCAACAAGTTCTTCACCGAGCATGGGATCTGTTCCCGGCGCGAGGCAGACCGGTTGATTGAATCGGGCGCCGTCACGATCAACGGCCGGGTGGCCAAACTCGGCGACCATGTCGGGCCCGCGGATGTCGTCGCCCGCGAGGGTCGTGTGATTCCCTGGGGCAAAGCGACACTCTATATCAAGTATCACAAGCCGGTCGGGGTCACGACGACGAGCGAATCGCATGTCCCTCGAAATATCATTGCGGAGATCGGACACCCGGAGCGGATTTTCCCGATCGGGCGCCTGGACAAGGATTCGTCCGGGCTTATCTTGCTGACAAACGACGGCGACATCGTGAACGAAATCCTCCGCGCCGAATTCGGACATGAGCGGGAGTACCTGGTGCAGGTGGACCGTCCGTTCGACCAATCCTTCTTGGATCGTATGTCCCGCGGAGTCGTTATTCTCGGAAGTGCCACGAAGCCCTGTCGCACGATGCGCGTGGCCCGTGATCAATTTCGCATTGTTCTGACGGAGGGACGGAACCGACAGATCAGGCGGATGTGCCAAGCGCTTGGCTATCGAGTGAGCAAGCTGCACCGGACGAGGATCATGCACATTTCGGTCAAGGGGTTGGGCGTGGGTGAGTGGAGAGAGCTCACGAGTCAGGAGCGAGAACGACTCATGCAGGCTGTGGGAAGAGACGGCGCATGA
- a CDS encoding LysR family transcriptional regulator — MDWLNYHHLLYFWSVARHGTVTKACEELRLAQPTISGQIHLLENTLGEKLFIRTGRRLALTEMGHLVFKYAEDIFSTGQELMNTVKGHANGHPARLIVGIADAVPKPLATQLLKSALKLHRPTHLICQEDKLRQLLTDLTAHRLDLVIADTPAPSSIKEHTYSHPLGESGVTLFATAKLTTQYRRGFPQSLSGAPILLPTSSAMLRRLLDQWFVNQGLHPNIVGEFDDSATLKAFGQDGYGIFPGVSVIEKEICRQYRVQAVGQLESLKQHFYAITAERRLKHPAVLALVRAARQELLG, encoded by the coding sequence ATGGATTGGCTGAACTATCATCATCTCCTGTATTTCTGGTCCGTCGCCCGGCACGGGACCGTGACCAAAGCCTGCGAAGAACTCCGCCTCGCGCAGCCCACCATCAGCGGACAGATCCACCTCTTGGAAAATACCTTGGGAGAAAAGTTATTCATACGGACCGGCCGCCGCCTGGCGCTGACGGAGATGGGCCATCTCGTCTTCAAGTACGCCGAAGACATCTTTTCGACCGGACAAGAGTTGATGAACACGGTCAAAGGGCATGCGAATGGACATCCTGCTCGACTGATCGTCGGCATCGCGGATGCGGTTCCCAAACCACTGGCCACCCAACTCCTCAAGTCCGCTCTGAAACTGCACCGGCCGACCCACTTGATTTGCCAGGAAGACAAATTGCGCCAACTGTTGACCGATTTGACGGCCCATCGATTGGATCTGGTGATCGCCGACACTCCGGCCCCCTCCAGCATCAAGGAGCATACGTACAGCCATCCATTAGGCGAATCAGGAGTGACGCTGTTTGCTACGGCGAAACTGACGACGCAATATCGCCGAGGCTTTCCCCAATCCTTAAGCGGGGCACCCATACTCCTTCCGACATCCAGTGCCATGCTCCGGCGCCTGCTCGACCAGTGGTTCGTTAATCAAGGACTCCATCCGAACATTGTGGGGGAGTTCGACGACAGTGCGACTTTAAAGGCCTTCGGCCAAGATGGATATGGAATCTTCCCCGGTGTGTCGGTGATCGAAAAGGAGATTTGTCGCCAATATCGGGTGCAGGCGGTCGGACAGTTGGAGTCTCTCAAACAACATTTCTACGCCATCACGGCCGAGCGCCGGCTGAAGCATCCGGCCGTCCTCGCTCTTGTCCGCGCCGCCCGGCAAGAACTGCTCGGGTAA